A single region of the Undibacterium piscinae genome encodes:
- a CDS encoding acetyl-CoA C-acyltransferase, whose translation MTKQLQDAYIVAATRTPIGKSGRGMFKNTRPDDLLVRVLQNALAQVPNLDPKLIEDAIVGCSFPEAEQGSNLARMAVLLAGLPQTVGGITVNRFCASGISAVAMAADRIRVGQADVMIAAGAESMSMVPMMGHHPSMNMGIFKDENIGMAYGMGLTAEKVAQQWKISREAQDEFALQSHQRAIAAQNAGYFDAETTSVEIIERIPNLATGQIELKTRTVSRDEGARPDTSIEGLAKLRPVFAAKGSVTAGNSSQTSDGAGALILVSEKILKMFNLTPLARFASFAVRGVPPEIMGIGPKEAIPAACRAAGITQDQIDWFELNEAFAAQSLAVVQDLGLDPAKVNPMGGAIALGHPLGATGAIRSATTIHALHRNNLKYGMVTMCVGTGMGAAGIFERM comes from the coding sequence ATGACTAAACAACTTCAAGACGCGTATATCGTCGCAGCAACCCGTACCCCGATCGGCAAATCCGGCCGCGGTATGTTCAAAAACACTCGCCCGGATGATCTGTTGGTGCGTGTATTGCAAAACGCTTTGGCCCAGGTACCTAACCTCGATCCTAAACTGATCGAAGACGCTATCGTCGGTTGCTCTTTCCCGGAAGCTGAACAAGGTAGCAATCTGGCCCGTATGGCCGTATTGCTGGCTGGCTTGCCACAAACTGTCGGTGGTATCACCGTCAATCGTTTCTGCGCTTCCGGTATCAGTGCCGTTGCGATGGCCGCTGACCGTATCCGCGTCGGCCAGGCTGACGTAATGATCGCTGCCGGTGCAGAATCGATGTCCATGGTACCGATGATGGGTCATCATCCATCCATGAACATGGGTATCTTCAAGGACGAAAACATCGGTATGGCCTATGGTATGGGTCTGACCGCTGAGAAGGTTGCCCAGCAATGGAAAATCTCGCGCGAAGCGCAAGATGAATTTGCCCTGCAATCACATCAACGTGCGATCGCTGCGCAAAACGCCGGTTACTTCGATGCTGAGACAACTTCAGTTGAAATCATCGAACGCATCCCGAATCTGGCTACCGGCCAGATCGAGTTGAAAACCCGCACCGTCAGCCGTGACGAAGGTGCGCGTCCGGATACTTCAATCGAAGGTTTGGCAAAACTGCGTCCGGTATTTGCCGCTAAAGGTAGTGTTACTGCCGGTAACAGCTCGCAAACTTCAGATGGCGCTGGTGCCTTGATTCTGGTCAGCGAAAAAATCCTGAAGATGTTCAACCTGACTCCATTGGCACGTTTCGCTTCCTTCGCGGTGCGCGGCGTACCACCGGAAATCATGGGTATCGGTCCTAAAGAAGCGATCCCTGCGGCTTGCCGCGCGGCTGGCATCACCCAAGACCAGATCGACTGGTTTGAATTGAACGAAGCGTTTGCAGCCCAATCCCTGGCAGTAGTGCAGGATCTTGGCCTGGATCCGGCTAAAGTCAATCCTATGGGCGGCGCGATTGCTCTGGGCCACCCACTGGGCGCAACTGGCGCGATCCGTTCCGCTACGACTATCCACGCTTTGCATCGCAACAACCTGAAATACGGTATGGTGACTATGTGTGTTGGTACCGGTATGGGCGCAGCAGGTATTTTCGAGCGCATGTAA